From one Salvelinus alpinus chromosome 14, SLU_Salpinus.1, whole genome shotgun sequence genomic stretch:
- the LOC139538563 gene encoding high affinity cGMP-specific 3',5'-cyclic phosphodiesterase 9A-like isoform X3 has protein sequence MLEKRVELEGMKVVEIEKCRSDIKKLREEMASRNNSHFLDDNKKLTPRRDVPSYPKYHLSQETVEALRQPTFDVWQWEPNEMLSCLEHMYHDLDLVKDFNMNPITLKRWLLCIHDNYRMNPFHNFRHCFCVTQMMYSMICLCSLQETFTQVDILILMTAAVCHDLDHPGYNNMYQINARTELAVRYNDISPLENHHCAVAFQIFSQPDCNIFSTFDPEAFKQIRQGIITLILATDMARHGEILDSFKHKVDSFDFTDEEHVTCLKMVLIKCCDISNEVRPMEVAEPWADCLLEEYFMQSDREKAEGLPVAPFMDREKVTKPTAQIGFIKFVLIPMFETVMKLFPQIEDVMVQPLRESRDRYEELKQIDDAMNEVQKKKSENLTMGKKK, from the exons TGGAAGGGATGAAGGTGGTGGAGATAGAGAAGTGTCGCAGCGACATCAAGAAGCTCAGGGAGGAGATGGCCTCCAGGAACAACAG TCATTTCCTGGATGACAACAAGAAGCTGACACCTCGCAGAGATGTGCCCTCTTACCCCAAA tacCACCTGTCTCAGGAGACAGTGGAAGCTCTCAGACAACCCACCTTTGATGTGTGGCAGTGGGAGCCCAATGAG ATGCTGAGCTGCCTGGAGCACATGTACCACGACTTGGACCTGGTCAAGGACTTCAACATGAACCCCATCACACTGAAGAGGTGGCTG cTTTGTATCCATGACAACTACAGGATGAATCCCTTCCATAACTTCCGTCACTGTTTTTGTGTCACCCAGATGATGTACAGCATGATCTGCCTCTGCAGCCTACAG GAGACGTTCACCCAGGTGGACATTCTGATTCTGATGACAGCTGCAGTGTGCCACGATCTAGATCACCCCGGATACAACAACAT gtACCAGATAAATGCACGGACGGAGCTGGCAGTACGCTACAATGACATCTCCCCTCTGGAAAATCACCACTGTGCCGTAGCCTTCCAGATCTTCTCCCAGCCCGACTGCAACATCTTCTCCACCTTCGACCCCGAGGCCTTCAAACAGATACGCCAG GGAATCATCACACTGATACTGGCCACAGACATGGCACGACATGGCGAGATACTGGACTCCTTCAAGCATAAAGTGGACAGCTTTGACTTTACTGATGAAGAGCATGTCACTTGT CTGAAGATGGTGCTGATTAAGTGCTGTGACATTTCTAACGAGGTGCGACCCATGGAGGTGGCTGAGCCCTGGGCGGACTGTCTGCTGGAGGAGTACTTCATGCAG AGTGacagggagaaggcagagggtCTGCCTGTGGCCCCCTTCATGGACAGAGAGAAGGTCACCAAACCCACCGCTCAGATCGGCTTCATCAAGTTCGTCCTCATCCCCATGTTTGAGACCGTCATGAAG cTGTTCCCTCAGATTGAGGATGTGATGGTCCAGCCTCTGAGAGAGTCACGAGACAGATACGAAGAGCTCAAGCAGATTGACGATGCCATGAATGAG GTGCAGAAAAAGAAAAGTGAGAACTTGACTATGGGGAAGAAGAAATGA